One genomic window of Wenzhouxiangella sp. XN201 includes the following:
- the arsS gene encoding arsenosugar biosynthesis radical SAM (seleno)protein ArsS (Some members of this family are selenoproteins.), which produces MRESWPLLERSDFPAIARDRLDTLQMNLGYLCNLSCIHCHVNAGPKRTELMDRATMETALNVADRFEATTLDLTGGSPEMNPDFRWLVERARARGLHVMDRLNPTIMNELGYEWVGKFLAQHEVEVVASLPCYSKDNVDAQRGNGVFESSISALQQLNALGYGKSGSGRILNLVYNPLGASLPPPQGALEADYKRLLAEEFNIHFNHLFTLTNMPIKRFGAILLSKGEFGNYMTLLKNAYQPENLKAVMCRSLLSVDYRGYVYDCDFNQMLGLPLEGKRQPTRLQDLLEVDSLPRKIGVADHCYGCTAGQGSSCGGALAS; this is translated from the coding sequence ATGCGTGAAAGCTGGCCCCTGCTCGAACGAAGCGACTTCCCGGCCATCGCCCGCGACCGGCTCGATACCCTGCAAATGAACCTGGGCTATCTGTGCAACCTCAGCTGCATTCACTGCCACGTCAATGCCGGGCCGAAACGCACCGAGCTGATGGACCGCGCGACCATGGAGACGGCACTGAACGTGGCCGATCGATTCGAAGCGACCACCCTGGACCTGACCGGCGGCTCGCCGGAGATGAACCCCGATTTCCGCTGGCTGGTCGAGCGGGCGAGAGCCAGGGGACTGCATGTAATGGACCGGCTCAATCCCACCATCATGAATGAACTCGGCTATGAGTGGGTCGGCAAGTTCCTGGCGCAGCATGAGGTTGAAGTGGTCGCCTCCCTGCCCTGCTACTCGAAGGACAACGTCGACGCCCAGCGCGGCAACGGCGTATTCGAATCGTCCATCAGCGCCTTGCAACAGCTCAACGCGCTTGGTTACGGCAAGTCCGGATCAGGGCGGATACTCAACCTGGTCTACAACCCGCTCGGCGCCAGCCTGCCACCACCGCAGGGCGCGCTCGAGGCCGACTACAAGCGCCTGCTGGCTGAAGAGTTCAATATCCACTTCAATCACCTGTTCACGCTCACCAACATGCCGATCAAGCGCTTCGGCGCCATCCTGCTCAGCAAGGGTGAATTCGGCAACTACATGACGCTGCTCAAGAATGCCTACCAGCCCGAGAACCTCAAGGCCGTGATGTGCCGTAGCCTGCTCAGCGTTGACTACCGTGGTTACGTCTACGACTGTGACTTCAACCAGATGCTGGGACTGCCGCTGGAAGGCAAGCGGCAGCCTACGCGCCTGCAGGATCTTCTGGAGGTCGACTCGCTGCCAAGGAAAATCGGCGTGGCCGATCACTGCTATGGCTGCACGGCCGGTCAGGGTTCAAGCTGCGGTGGCGCCCTGGCGAGCTAG